The following proteins are encoded in a genomic region of Ornithinibacillus sp. 4-3:
- the murD gene encoding UDP-N-acetylmuramoyl-L-alanine--D-glutamate ligase: MKKQFDFPYENILVLGLAKSGTAAAKFLLENGKNVCINDLQATENDVMIQELTKMGAKVVLGSHPLDILNNVDIIVKNPGIPYHIPLLKEAMERKIPIVTEIEIASSITEGAIIGITGSNGKTTTSTLIYQMLKHDQQAVKIAGNIGVVATEVAKDMTKDEKMVLELSSFQLLGIESFRPHMAVLLNIYEAHLDYHHSIEHYEQAKFNIFKNQEQTDYLIYNADQERIATAAKLSNATLVPFSTKQKEVSGAWTDKEYIYFKNEKVIAIDEIVLVGEHNLENILAAVSVAKLNDVSNESIQYLLKHFTGVEHRLQFVRKVNERLFYNDSKATNILATEVALKAFNQPTILLAGGLDRGTEFDEIIPFLKNVKHMILFGQTKEKLKMIAEKAEKSFELVETVAEAVDQAYKHSANGDVILLSPACASWDQFKTFEDRGNMFIQAVHKL; the protein is encoded by the coding sequence ATGAAAAAACAATTTGATTTTCCTTATGAAAATATTCTTGTTTTAGGCTTAGCAAAAAGTGGAACCGCTGCGGCTAAATTCTTACTAGAAAATGGTAAAAATGTCTGTATTAATGATCTTCAAGCAACTGAAAATGACGTAATGATTCAAGAATTAACAAAAATGGGAGCGAAAGTTGTGTTAGGCTCCCACCCACTTGATATCTTAAATAATGTCGATATCATTGTAAAAAATCCAGGCATACCATATCATATCCCATTGCTGAAAGAAGCAATGGAGCGAAAAATTCCGATTGTCACTGAAATTGAGATAGCTAGTAGTATTACAGAAGGTGCCATTATTGGAATTACAGGATCGAATGGAAAAACAACAACCTCTACATTGATTTATCAAATGCTGAAGCATGATCAGCAAGCAGTGAAAATTGCCGGAAATATTGGTGTAGTAGCAACAGAAGTGGCAAAAGATATGACAAAAGATGAAAAGATGGTTTTAGAACTATCTTCTTTCCAATTATTAGGCATTGAATCCTTTCGCCCACATATGGCTGTATTATTAAATATTTATGAGGCGCATTTAGATTATCACCATTCCATAGAGCATTATGAACAGGCAAAGTTTAATATTTTTAAAAATCAGGAACAGACTGATTATCTAATATACAATGCTGATCAAGAAAGAATTGCCACAGCTGCGAAGCTTTCTAATGCTACACTAGTTCCATTCTCTACGAAACAAAAAGAAGTTTCAGGAGCTTGGACAGATAAGGAATATATTTATTTTAAGAATGAAAAGGTTATTGCAATTGATGAAATTGTGTTAGTTGGTGAGCATAACTTAGAAAATATTTTAGCAGCAGTTAGTGTAGCGAAATTAAATGATGTGAGTAATGAAAGCATTCAATATTTACTCAAGCATTTTACAGGCGTAGAGCACCGCTTACAATTTGTTCGAAAAGTAAATGAGCGCTTGTTTTACAATGATTCTAAAGCAACTAATATATTAGCTACAGAGGTTGCCTTAAAAGCATTTAACCAACCGACTATTCTTCTTGCAGGAGGGTTAGATCGAGGTACGGAATTTGATGAGATTATTCCGTTTCTAAAAAATGTAAAGCATATGATTTTATTCGGTCAAACAAAGGAAAAGTTAAAAATGATTGCTGAGAAGGCTGAGAAATCATTTGAATTAGTGGAAACTGTTGCAGAAGCAGTAGATCAAGCATATAAACATTCGGCAAATGGAGATGTCATTTTATTATCCCCTGCATGTGCAAGCTGGGATCAGTTTAAAACTTTTGAAGATAGAGGAAACATGTTTATCCAAGCTGTACATAAACTTTAG
- the mraY gene encoding phospho-N-acetylmuramoyl-pentapeptide-transferase has protein sequence MLIITILIAFLITVLISPIAIPFLRRLKFGQSIREEGPESHQKKSGTPTMGGIMIVLSIVITSIIVAFKFSPFGFGHEMGLLLFVIIGYGLIGFIDDFIIVAFKRNLGLTSKQKMFGQLLIAFIFYLLLRYYEVPTYIQIPGTDIQWDLGWGYAILVVFMLVGASNAVNLTDGLDGLLSGTAVIAFGAFGVLAWYGIPQNDVAIFTLAVVGALLGFLVFNAHPAKVFMGDTGSLALGGAIAAVAILTKMEILLVIIGGVFVIETISVILQVISFKLTGKRIFKMSPLHHHYELKGWSEWRVVTTFWFVGLIFAALGIYIEVWLT, from the coding sequence ATGTTAATTATAACAATTTTGATTGCATTTTTAATTACCGTCCTTATATCACCGATTGCTATTCCCTTTCTTAGAAGATTAAAGTTTGGACAGAGCATTCGAGAAGAAGGACCAGAATCACATCAGAAAAAATCAGGTACTCCAACTATGGGAGGTATCATGATTGTTTTAAGTATTGTCATCACTTCCATCATTGTAGCGTTTAAATTTAGTCCATTTGGCTTTGGTCATGAGATGGGTCTACTTCTATTCGTTATTATTGGTTATGGTTTAATTGGTTTTATTGATGATTTTATTATTGTAGCATTTAAAAGAAATTTAGGTCTTACATCTAAGCAGAAAATGTTTGGGCAATTATTGATCGCATTTATCTTTTATCTATTATTAAGATATTACGAAGTGCCAACTTATATTCAAATTCCTGGAACTGATATTCAATGGGATCTTGGATGGGGTTATGCAATACTTGTTGTATTTATGCTGGTAGGGGCATCTAATGCGGTGAATCTTACGGATGGATTAGATGGTTTATTATCAGGTACGGCGGTTATTGCTTTTGGAGCTTTCGGAGTTTTAGCTTGGTATGGAATTCCACAAAATGATGTAGCCATCTTTACTTTAGCTGTAGTTGGAGCATTATTAGGCTTTTTAGTATTCAATGCACACCCAGCAAAGGTCTTTATGGGTGATACTGGATCTCTAGCATTAGGTGGGGCGATAGCTGCAGTTGCTATTTTAACAAAAATGGAAATTTTACTTGTTATTATTGGAGGAGTTTTCGTTATCGAAACGATTTCTGTTATTCTTCAAGTAATTTCCTTTAAATTAACAGGAAAACGTATTTTTAAAATGAGTCCACTGCATCATCATTATGAATTAAAAGGATGGTCTGAGTGGCGAGTGGTAACAACATTTTGGTTTGTAGGTCTTATCTTCGCTGCTTTAGGCATTTATATTGAGGTGTGGTTAACATGA
- a CDS encoding stage V sporulation protein D, giving the protein MKFVSTMMTKKRIVTVFLFGILLFIVIALRLAYVQLVMTDRLTSEANDLWSRDISFAANRGDILDAQGKPIADSTAALSVMVVPSQIEDKETVAQAFMDILNMDYKQAIEFITKRESIVRVQPHGRKISTEQEEELKKLDLKGVYLAKDSKRHYPYDNYLSHVLGFTGIDNQGLMGLELFYDEKLSGKEGKLSYFSDAKGRRLEESADFYMAAEDGLHLRTTIDLRIQTILERELDIAESKYSPDGAIAIALNPNTGGILGMSSRPNFHPNDYQKVDSEVFNRNLPIWSTFEPGSTFKIITLAAALEEQVVDLENDRYFDTGSIDVGGTKLRCWKPGGHGDQSFLEVVQNSCNPGFVHLGQLLGKQKLFSYIEKFGFGSKTGIDLFGEGTGILFNLENVGPVELGTTSFGQGVSVTPIQQVMAVAAAINGGYLYEPYIAEAWIDPETGKAVEKMEPKLKEKVISDSTSEEIRHALETVVAEGTGRPAYVDDYRIGGKTGTAQKVGPDGRYLQNNYIVSFIGAAPIEKPEIVVYVAIDNPKNVVQFGGVVAAPIVGTIIEDSLRALDVPRSKDGVPKKYAWPEQPTIEVPDLIGMQTSELLSFMDDLTVETSGEGDYIIAQEPKAGIKVEEGSTIRVFLDEKAR; this is encoded by the coding sequence ATGAAATTTGTTTCAACGATGATGACGAAAAAGCGAATAGTTACTGTTTTTCTTTTTGGAATTTTACTATTTATTGTGATTGCTCTACGTCTAGCTTATGTACAATTGGTAATGACAGACAGATTGACATCAGAGGCGAATGACTTATGGAGTAGAGATATTTCGTTTGCTGCTAATCGTGGAGATATATTAGATGCACAAGGAAAACCAATAGCGGATAGTACTGCTGCGCTTTCTGTAATGGTAGTTCCTAGTCAAATTGAGGACAAAGAGACAGTCGCACAGGCCTTTATGGATATTTTGAATATGGATTATAAGCAGGCAATTGAATTTATCACAAAGAGGGAATCGATTGTCCGTGTTCAACCACATGGCAGAAAAATATCTACAGAACAGGAAGAAGAATTAAAGAAATTAGATCTTAAAGGAGTTTATCTCGCAAAAGATTCTAAACGCCATTATCCTTATGATAATTATTTATCACATGTATTAGGTTTTACGGGTATTGATAATCAAGGTTTAATGGGGCTAGAGCTTTTTTATGATGAAAAGTTAAGTGGAAAAGAAGGGAAGCTCTCGTATTTTTCAGATGCAAAGGGAAGAAGACTAGAGGAATCAGCAGATTTTTATATGGCAGCAGAAGATGGTTTGCATTTACGCACAACCATTGATTTACGTATTCAAACAATTTTAGAGCGTGAACTAGATATCGCTGAATCAAAGTATAGTCCTGATGGTGCAATTGCGATTGCTTTGAATCCAAATACAGGAGGAATACTGGGGATGAGTTCACGACCTAATTTCCACCCGAATGATTATCAAAAGGTGGACAGTGAGGTATTTAACCGTAACTTGCCAATTTGGAGCACGTTTGAGCCTGGCTCTACTTTTAAGATTATTACACTTGCAGCTGCTTTAGAAGAGCAAGTAGTAGATTTAGAAAATGATAGATATTTTGATACTGGCAGTATTGACGTTGGTGGAACGAAGTTAAGATGCTGGAAGCCAGGTGGACATGGCGATCAATCATTTTTAGAAGTAGTACAGAACTCTTGTAACCCAGGATTTGTTCATTTAGGACAATTGTTAGGCAAGCAGAAACTATTCTCCTATATTGAAAAATTTGGCTTTGGATCTAAGACAGGAATTGATTTATTCGGTGAAGGTACAGGAATTTTATTTAATTTAGAAAATGTGGGTCCGGTAGAGCTTGGTACAACATCTTTTGGTCAAGGTGTATCTGTGACACCTATTCAACAAGTTATGGCAGTAGCGGCAGCCATTAATGGCGGATATTTATACGAACCTTATATTGCTGAAGCTTGGATTGATCCAGAAACGGGTAAAGCAGTAGAGAAAATGGAACCGAAATTAAAAGAAAAAGTTATTTCAGATTCAACCTCTGAAGAGATACGTCATGCATTAGAAACCGTTGTTGCAGAAGGAACTGGTCGACCAGCTTATGTGGACGATTATCGCATTGGAGGAAAAACAGGAACAGCGCAAAAGGTTGGCCCTGATGGACGTTATTTACAAAATAATTATATTGTTTCATTTATCGGAGCTGCTCCCATAGAAAAACCAGAAATTGTTGTCTATGTAGCAATTGATAACCCTAAAAATGTTGTGCAATTTGGTGGAGTTGTTGCCGCACCAATTGTTGGAACAATTATTGAAGATAGTTTACGCGCTTTAGATGTCCCACGAAGCAAAGATGGTGTTCCTAAAAAATATGCATGGCCAGAACAACCAACAATAGAAGTACCTGATTTGATTGGGATGCAGACAAGTGAATTACTTTCCTTTATGGATGATTTAACGGTTGAAACGAGCGGTGAAGGTGATTACATTATTGCTCAGGAACCGAAAGCAGGAATAAAGGTAGAGGAAGGATCTACTATTCGAGTATTTTTAGATGAAAAGGCTCGTTGA
- a CDS encoding penicillin-binding transpeptidase domain-containing protein: MKNNNNTKLMTGILMIVFVAMFMIIAGRFIYIQAKGEIDGVSLKEWAEEQRKSSYVLKASRGKIFDAKGMPLAADRLTYRMYAIIDEDFSRGAKEKKHVDDVEGTAEALAPILETDEAFLIEQIENGKEKGSFQVEFGKVGRELSQKTKVAIEELKLPGIQFDEEPVRYYPNGVFASHIIGFAQKNNETEELHGVTGIEKDLDELLSGKNGEVSYQRDLYNKKLLDPDEVVQKPLDGHDVYLTIEQKIQTLLDDAMTEVESTYEPERITAVVMNAKTGEIVAMSNRPSYDPNYPADVENWYNDVISSPFEPGSTVKMFTWAAAIDAGVYEGSELFKSGRYQINQRIEPIGDHNQGEGWGTISYDEGFARSSNVAASKLVWEELGPEKFLEYLEAFDFDKKTSIDLPGEIPGRILYNWPLEKITTSFGQGSTMTPIQQIKAASAFANGGKMLQPYVIDKIVDPNTGEIIEEKEPKVVGEPISEQTAAEVIDLLDLVVNSEEGTGQMYQLDSYSAIGKTGTAEIPDPKGETAYLTGKNNYVFSFLGMAPKDDPELIMHISVKQPKLDDGESGSAPVSYIFRNVMENGLHYLNIEPDQEENQEAQVVKLPNLINENVEQVYQLLTEQGLRVSIVGKGERIQEASARQGTELLINDRLILITEEPTMPDVTGWSYREILLFAEMLDMKLETIGNGYVVKQSVEEGMELKENDYLAVELLPPTEKPKPEEEKKEERQE; this comes from the coding sequence CTTGCTGCAGATCGTTTAACATATCGCATGTACGCTATTATTGATGAGGACTTTTCACGTGGAGCGAAAGAGAAAAAGCATGTGGATGATGTAGAAGGAACAGCGGAAGCACTAGCACCAATCTTAGAAACGGATGAAGCATTTTTAATTGAACAAATCGAAAATGGTAAAGAAAAAGGCAGCTTCCAAGTAGAATTTGGAAAAGTTGGTAGAGAGCTATCGCAAAAAACAAAGGTAGCGATTGAAGAATTGAAATTACCAGGAATTCAATTTGATGAAGAGCCTGTTCGTTATTATCCAAACGGTGTGTTTGCATCACATATTATTGGTTTTGCTCAAAAAAATAATGAAACGGAAGAATTGCATGGCGTAACTGGAATAGAAAAGGATTTAGATGAATTACTAAGTGGGAAAAATGGTGAGGTTAGCTATCAACGAGATTTATATAATAAAAAGCTTCTCGATCCAGATGAAGTAGTTCAAAAGCCTTTAGATGGCCATGATGTATATTTGACTATTGAGCAAAAAATCCAAACATTATTAGACGATGCAATGACAGAGGTTGAAAGTACTTATGAACCTGAGCGAATTACTGCAGTTGTAATGAATGCAAAAACTGGTGAAATTGTGGCAATGAGTAACCGTCCTAGTTACGATCCCAATTATCCAGCAGATGTAGAAAATTGGTATAACGATGTAATATCAAGCCCATTTGAACCAGGTTCTACCGTGAAAATGTTTACTTGGGCTGCGGCAATTGATGCAGGAGTTTATGAAGGTAGTGAGCTTTTTAAATCAGGAAGGTATCAAATAAACCAACGTATCGAACCTATTGGTGACCATAACCAAGGAGAAGGCTGGGGAACAATTAGCTATGATGAAGGCTTCGCACGCTCATCAAATGTTGCTGCTTCCAAGCTCGTATGGGAAGAGCTAGGTCCAGAGAAATTTTTAGAGTATTTAGAGGCATTTGATTTTGATAAGAAAACATCTATTGATTTACCTGGTGAAATTCCTGGAAGAATTCTCTATAATTGGCCATTGGAAAAAATAACAACTTCGTTTGGACAAGGAAGTACAATGACTCCTATTCAGCAAATAAAAGCAGCATCAGCTTTTGCTAATGGTGGGAAAATGTTACAACCATATGTAATCGACAAAATCGTTGATCCAAACACAGGAGAAATTATTGAGGAAAAGGAACCAAAAGTAGTTGGTGAACCGATTTCAGAACAAACAGCAGCAGAGGTTATTGATTTGTTAGATCTAGTTGTAAATTCTGAAGAAGGTACTGGGCAAATGTACCAACTTGATTCTTATTCGGCGATTGGTAAAACTGGAACAGCAGAAATTCCAGATCCAAAAGGAGAAACTGCTTATTTAACAGGGAAAAATAACTATGTTTTTTCTTTCTTAGGAATGGCACCTAAGGATGATCCAGAATTAATCATGCATATCTCAGTGAAGCAGCCAAAATTAGATGATGGTGAATCGGGATCTGCTCCAGTTTCTTATATTTTTAGAAATGTAATGGAGAATGGTCTGCACTATTTAAATATTGAACCAGATCAAGAGGAAAACCAGGAAGCACAAGTTGTAAAATTACCTAATTTAATTAATGAAAATGTAGAACAGGTTTATCAATTACTAACAGAACAAGGTTTACGAGTTTCCATTGTTGGTAAAGGAGAGAGAATACAGGAAGCAAGTGCTAGACAAGGCACAGAACTGCTTATCAATGATCGACTTATCCTGATAACAGAGGAACCGACAATGCCAGATGTAACTGGCTGGTCGTACCGTGAAATTTTACTATTTGCTGAAATGCTTGATATGAAATTAGAAACTATCGGAAATGGTTATGTAGTGAAGCAAAGTGTGGAAGAAGGAATGGAGTTAAAAGAGAATGATTATTTAGCTGTAGAGCTTCTTCCGCCTACAGAAAAACCAAAGCCAGAAGAAGAGAAGAAAGAAGAAAGACAGGAATAA
- the murF gene encoding UDP-N-acetylmuramoyl-tripeptide--D-alanyl-D-alanine ligase — protein sequence MLLTTKWIEKHLPNEKGNLFEEIMIEHVTTDSRLQQPNALFVPIVGDLFDGHDFLEQAIDNGAVATLWKKDKELPSFVARDFPVFYVTDTLEGLQYLSHMYRKEINPIVIGITGSNGKTTTKDIVAAVCKKKYKTHYTAGNFNNHIGMPLTILSMPEDTEVLVLEMGMNHFKELELLSNLAEPDYAIITNIGESHIEFLGSRDGITQAKLEIISGLAEEGKLIIDGDEPLLHIHNTFRRTLTCGFQVENDVVISNVHVSQKNTTFELSDQQTYEIPLIGKHHAQNASFAVCLGKLLQIPVDQIKEGLMSLELTAMRFEFLTGKNDAVIINDAYNASPTSLKASIEIVKHLDGFKEKILVLGDIYELGDRSEEMHRSIVPVIDEKITAVLTYGNDSIYIHNAILEQNKPVACMHFTEKDALLNHLERYLVKDNLILFKASRGLAFEHLVKDVLAK from the coding sequence ATGTTATTAACAACAAAATGGATTGAAAAACATTTACCAAATGAAAAGGGTAATCTTTTCGAGGAAATCATGATTGAGCATGTTACAACAGATAGTCGCTTACAACAGCCGAATGCATTATTTGTTCCCATTGTTGGCGATTTATTTGATGGGCATGACTTCTTAGAGCAGGCAATCGATAATGGAGCTGTTGCTACGCTGTGGAAGAAAGATAAAGAGCTACCAAGCTTTGTTGCAAGGGATTTTCCTGTTTTCTACGTTACAGATACGTTAGAGGGATTACAGTATCTTTCTCATATGTATCGTAAAGAAATAAATCCGATTGTTATTGGGATTACAGGATCAAATGGAAAAACGACGACAAAAGATATTGTTGCTGCTGTTTGTAAGAAGAAATATAAGACACATTATACAGCTGGGAATTTCAATAATCATATCGGTATGCCGTTAACCATATTAAGTATGCCTGAGGATACAGAAGTACTCGTGTTAGAAATGGGTATGAATCATTTTAAAGAGCTTGAATTATTATCTAATCTTGCTGAGCCAGATTATGCAATTATTACTAATATTGGGGAATCACATATAGAATTTTTAGGTTCACGTGATGGTATTACCCAAGCTAAATTAGAAATAATTAGTGGCCTTGCAGAAGAAGGAAAGTTAATTATCGATGGTGATGAGCCATTGCTCCATATACATAATACGTTTAGACGAACATTAACTTGTGGTTTTCAAGTAGAAAATGATGTGGTTATTAGCAATGTTCATGTATCACAAAAGAATACGACATTTGAGCTTTCTGATCAGCAAACTTATGAGATACCTTTAATTGGTAAGCATCATGCTCAAAATGCGTCTTTTGCAGTTTGTCTAGGGAAGTTATTGCAAATTCCTGTCGATCAAATAAAAGAAGGTTTAATGAGTTTAGAATTAACAGCAATGCGTTTCGAATTTTTAACTGGCAAAAATGATGCGGTTATTATTAATGATGCTTACAATGCTTCACCAACATCGCTGAAGGCTTCCATTGAGATTGTTAAACATTTAGACGGTTTCAAAGAGAAGATTTTAGTGCTAGGGGATATTTATGAACTTGGTGATCGTTCAGAAGAAATGCATCGCTCAATTGTTCCTGTGATAGACGAAAAAATTACTGCTGTGTTAACATATGGGAATGATTCTATTTATATTCATAATGCCATCTTAGAACAAAATAAACCTGTAGCATGTATGCATTTTACAGAAAAAGATGCTTTGTTAAATCATTTGGAGCGCTATTTAGTAAAGGATAATTTAATTTTATTTAAAGCATCCAGAGGTTTGGCATTCGAGCATTTGGTAAAAGACGTCTTAGCAAAATAG
- a CDS encoding UDP-N-acetylmuramoyl-L-alanyl-D-glutamate--2,6-diaminopimelate ligase produces MKLDKLLEILPFFSAKNPIEDIEINNVEMDHRNIKKGDLFVCIKGFTVDGHDFIEPAIENGARAIIAEKEVNTSVPVIVVSDTTRALSLLANQFYDYPTNKLQLVGITGTNGKTTITYLLEAILNKANQKTGVIGTIQTKIGTDTYPVKNTTPDSLQLQKTFYQMVQANVDTAIMEVSSHALDLGRVYGCDYDIAIFTNLSQDHLDYHEDMKDYLRAKSMLFAQLGNGYDKAKKKFAIVNEDDVHSAILKKSTAQPVLTYGCKNTADIMAKNISLEITHTTFTLETPVGTVEIKTPLIGMFNVYNMLAAIAASLAMNIPLETIKAALENIPGVDGRFEQVKAGQDYAVIVDYAHTPDSLENVLQTITEFVKGKIYVVVGCGGDRDRTKRPLMANIAVQYADKALLTSDNPRTEDPESILEDMVAGIKKDNYEVIVQRKEAIARAVEIASEGDIILIAGKGHETYQEINNVRYDFDDRIVAHEAIRAKEN; encoded by the coding sequence ATGAAATTAGATAAATTATTGGAAATACTACCATTCTTTTCCGCAAAAAATCCAATAGAAGATATAGAAATTAACAATGTTGAAATGGATCACCGTAATATCAAAAAAGGGGATCTTTTTGTTTGCATAAAAGGGTTTACAGTTGATGGACATGATTTTATCGAGCCAGCCATTGAAAATGGGGCAAGAGCTATCATTGCTGAAAAAGAAGTAAACACTTCTGTACCAGTAATTGTTGTGTCTGATACAACTAGAGCATTATCTCTTCTAGCAAATCAATTTTATGATTATCCAACAAATAAGCTCCAATTAGTTGGAATCACCGGAACAAATGGTAAAACAACAATTACTTATTTATTAGAGGCAATATTGAATAAGGCCAACCAAAAAACAGGTGTAATCGGCACAATTCAAACCAAAATTGGAACAGATACATATCCAGTAAAAAACACAACTCCTGATTCGCTACAACTGCAAAAGACATTTTATCAAATGGTGCAGGCAAATGTAGATACAGCTATTATGGAGGTTTCTTCTCATGCACTTGATTTGGGAAGAGTATATGGTTGTGATTATGATATCGCTATTTTTACAAATTTATCTCAGGATCATTTGGATTATCATGAGGATATGAAGGATTATTTACGAGCAAAAAGCATGTTGTTTGCACAGCTGGGTAATGGATATGACAAAGCTAAGAAAAAGTTTGCCATCGTTAATGAAGATGACGTACATAGTGCCATTTTAAAGAAAAGTACTGCACAGCCTGTCTTAACTTATGGCTGTAAAAATACTGCGGATATCATGGCAAAAAATATTTCACTGGAAATTACACACACTACTTTTACCCTAGAAACTCCGGTGGGAACAGTGGAAATAAAAACTCCACTTATTGGAATGTTTAATGTGTATAATATGTTAGCAGCAATAGCAGCATCACTTGCTATGAATATTCCATTAGAGACGATTAAAGCAGCATTAGAAAATATTCCTGGTGTAGATGGTCGCTTTGAGCAAGTAAAGGCTGGTCAAGACTATGCAGTCATTGTTGATTATGCACATACACCTGATTCTTTAGAGAATGTACTACAAACAATTACAGAGTTTGTTAAGGGTAAAATTTATGTTGTTGTTGGCTGTGGTGGCGATCGTGATCGTACGAAGCGCCCATTAATGGCTAATATTGCTGTTCAATACGCAGACAAAGCATTGCTTACTTCAGATAATCCGAGAACAGAAGATCCAGAAAGCATTTTAGAAGATATGGTTGCTGGAATCAAAAAAGATAATTATGAAGTAATTGTTCAGCGAAAAGAAGCTATAGCAAGAGCAGTTGAAATTGCATCTGAAGGTGATATTATACTGATTGCTGGTAAAGGTCATGAGACATATCAAGAAATTAATAATGTACGATATGACTTTGACGATCGTATCGTTGCGCATGAAGCCATACGAGCTAAGGAGAATTAA
- the spoVE gene encoding stage V sporulation protein E has translation MRNITTKNKPDIYLLFFVILLVGIGLMMIYSASHIWATDKFADPFYFVKRQGLFAVLGIALMFFVMQIHYLQWKKYVYIILFLSYLLLILVLIPGIGIVRGGAQSWIGIGIFSIQPAEFSKLALIIFLSTFLTSKNTEITSLKKGFIPSLFILFSTFGFIMLQPDLGTGIVLVLTCMLLIFIAGAKISHFLSLAAMGGIAFVGLILSAPYRISRITAFLNPWEDPLGDGFQIIQSLYAIGPGGLLGVGFKNSLQKYFYLPEPQTDFIFSIFAEEYGFIGGVGLLILFILVLWRGIYIALKAPDAFSRFLAFGIVGMITIQVMINISVVIGLIPVTGITLPLLSYGGSSLVLCLFSIGILLNISKFTKDY, from the coding sequence ATGCGAAATATAACCACAAAGAACAAGCCAGATATTTATTTATTGTTTTTCGTAATTTTATTAGTTGGTATAGGGTTAATGATGATTTATAGTGCTTCTCATATCTGGGCAACAGATAAATTTGCTGATCCGTTTTATTTCGTGAAACGTCAAGGACTATTTGCTGTCCTTGGAATTGCTTTAATGTTTTTTGTGATGCAAATACATTATTTACAATGGAAAAAATATGTTTACATCATTTTGTTTCTATCCTATCTGCTCTTAATACTTGTATTAATCCCAGGAATAGGTATTGTTCGTGGAGGTGCACAAAGCTGGATTGGCATTGGAATTTTTAGTATTCAGCCTGCTGAATTTTCTAAGCTAGCACTGATTATCTTTTTATCTACATTTTTAACTTCAAAGAATACGGAAATAACTTCTTTAAAGAAAGGATTTATTCCTTCCTTATTTATTCTCTTTTCTACCTTTGGTTTTATTATGTTACAACCAGATTTAGGAACAGGTATCGTTTTAGTATTAACTTGTATGCTGTTAATTTTTATCGCTGGTGCAAAAATTTCCCACTTTTTAAGTTTAGCAGCTATGGGGGGAATTGCCTTTGTAGGGTTAATTTTATCTGCTCCTTATCGAATTAGTAGAATAACAGCCTTTCTAAATCCGTGGGAAGATCCCTTAGGTGACGGTTTCCAGATTATCCAATCTCTATATGCAATTGGTCCAGGTGGGTTATTAGGAGTAGGCTTTAAAAATAGTCTGCAAAAATATTTCTATTTACCAGAGCCACAAACTGATTTTATTTTCTCAATCTTTGCAGAGGAATATGGTTTTATTGGTGGGGTAGGTTTGTTAATATTATTTATACTAGTGTTATGGCGTGGAATCTATATTGCATTGAAAGCTCCAGATGCTTTTAGTAGATTTCTAGCATTTGGGATTGTAGGAATGATTACCATTCAGGTAATGATTAATATCAGTGTAGTAATTGGTTTGATTCCAGTAACTGGAATTACCCTGCCATTATTAAGTTATGGAGGCTCATCATTAGTTTTATGTTTATTTTCCATTGGAATTTTACTTAATATTAGTAAATTTACCAAGGATTATTAA